In Microscilla marina ATCC 23134, the following proteins share a genomic window:
- a CDS encoding eCIS core domain-containing protein, translating to MTMQQSGHKSANESDNGNPTQLKTQKTLGKPQSIKTSSPYQPIPSRTGQQPPIQSKQSKLGGPIPSKQGKLDPIKAKQRPIQRAEKGKPSSQGSSTETQLKHNVSQLMGVDVTNTQVHYNSDKPTQLKAEAFAQGNQVHLAPGKERHLGHELAHIGQQKQGRVKPTLQMKGGTSINDDPQLEQEADKIGDKALQMKLPQGSTLPLPQKSTPSGNNAPVQRVIMTKDGTKYDSNSAGQGNWSENVKKLMILPDLFLILNHDTLTQFTNGKEVDMLGPYKYLLGETHTDKETPFEYAQKIWRPGWNNSITFAAEGKSDHTEYSVKYDSKYDHISPIEDRVVKEARIFLWIPDMIKKHQKAMINNNQQLADYYKDLLEGAKEEINFFSNEFNFKNKPEYLDKLMKYMDNHLDNYLNNNSNGDKQSFSIDTHKQKQLSSLVWHVLQEDQPNMLSEYGNFATQNSEAQLNTLDRLREKHMVKYINQLQVPAFIGLGNRHMQELRAQYRHSPTMRAAGSIEEFKQKTKSTHILKHLDSTQNTSINSDEKYGDNIYSNKSMNELFFDNNNTNQPSPDSPIKSNNLSPKPQSNNHPNLKSNNRNSPKTNQSIKMNDNNLFELNNLQNNKPTKIDDNNLFEWDNLENNNNYSPKNKPLDKQKTKRIQDHSDFNFDSGPDFEDDQL from the coding sequence ATGACAATGCAACAATCTGGACACAAGTCTGCCAATGAATCGGACAATGGCAACCCCACCCAACTCAAGACCCAAAAAACTTTGGGGAAGCCCCAATCAATTAAAACTTCGTCGCCTTACCAACCTATACCTTCGCGCACAGGGCAACAACCCCCGATTCAGAGCAAACAAAGCAAACTAGGGGGTCCCATCCCAAGCAAGCAGGGCAAGCTGGATCCCATCAAAGCCAAGCAACGCCCCATTCAAAGGGCTGAGAAGGGTAAACCCTCTAGCCAGGGTAGCTCTACCGAAACCCAGCTCAAACACAACGTAAGTCAGCTGATGGGGGTAGATGTAACCAATACCCAGGTGCATTACAACTCTGACAAACCCACCCAACTCAAAGCCGAAGCATTCGCCCAAGGCAACCAGGTACACCTGGCACCCGGCAAAGAGCGCCACCTGGGGCACGAGCTCGCCCACATTGGGCAACAAAAACAAGGGCGGGTAAAGCCTACCCTGCAGATGAAGGGAGGCACCTCGATCAACGACGACCCCCAACTAGAGCAAGAGGCAGATAAGATTGGAGACAAAGCCCTACAAATGAAACTCCCCCAAGGGAGCACTTTGCCTCTGCCACAAAAAAGCACCCCAAGCGGAAATAATGCCCCAGTGCAAAGGGTGATCATGACAAAAGACGGCACTAAGTATGACTCAAATAGTGCAGGTCAGGGGAACTGGAGCGAAAATGTCAAAAAGCTAATGATACTGCCTGACTTGTTCTTAATTCTCAATCATGATACACTAACGCAGTTTACCAATGGAAAAGAAGTAGATATGCTGGGCCCCTATAAATATTTATTGGGTGAAACACATACCGATAAAGAAACCCCGTTTGAATACGCTCAAAAAATTTGGAGGCCTGGTTGGAATAACAGTATAACCTTTGCCGCTGAAGGTAAATCAGACCATACAGAATATTCTGTCAAGTATGATTCTAAATACGACCATATCTCTCCTATTGAAGACCGAGTAGTTAAAGAGGCACGCATCTTTTTGTGGATTCCAGACATGATAAAAAAACATCAGAAAGCTATGATAAATAACAATCAACAGTTGGCTGATTATTATAAGGATCTTCTTGAAGGTGCTAAGGAGGAGATAAACTTCTTTTCTAATGAATTTAACTTTAAAAACAAACCAGAATATTTAGATAAACTTATGAAATATATGGACAACCATTTAGATAATTACTTGAATAACAATAGCAATGGCGACAAACAATCATTCTCTATTGACACTCATAAGCAAAAACAACTTTCAAGTTTAGTTTGGCACGTTTTGCAAGAAGACCAACCAAACATGTTGTCAGAGTATGGGAACTTTGCAACACAAAATAGTGAAGCGCAATTGAATACGCTAGACAGATTGCGGGAGAAACACATGGTAAAGTATATCAATCAACTTCAGGTACCCGCATTTATAGGATTAGGAAACAGGCATATGCAGGAACTGAGGGCACAGTACCGACACTCCCCTACAATGCGTGCTGCTGGATCAATTGAAGAATTTAAACAAAAAACAAAGTCTACACATATATTAAAGCACTTGGATTCGACTCAGAATACAAGCATTAACTCAGATGAAAAATACGGGGATAATATATACTCGAATAAATCAATGAATGAACTCTTCTTTGATAACAACAACACCAATCAACCATCACCAGATTCGCCCATCAAGAGCAACAACCTAAGCCCTAAACCTCAAAGTAACAATCATCCTAACCTAAAGTCGAACAACCGTAACAGCCCAAAAACTAATCAATCCATAAAAATGAACGATAATAATCTTTTTGAGTTGAATAACTTACAAAATAATAAGCCTACAAAAATAGACGATAATAATCTTTTTGAGTGGGATAACTTAGAAAATAATAATAACTACAGCCCAAAAAACAAGCCGTTAGACAAGCAAAAGACCAAGCGCATTCAAGACCACTCTGATTTTAACTTTGACTCTGGTCCTGACTTCGAAGATGACCAACTATAA